The Posidoniimonas polymericola genome has a segment encoding these proteins:
- the obgE gene encoding GTPase ObgE, with translation MFVDRVQIEVQAGRGGDGCMSFRREKYIPRGGPDGGDGGNGGSIIIRAEDGIDSLSALVHKKHWKARSGVHGSGSNRHGANADDLEILVPPGTVVRDDKHDLLLKDLAEPGDSVVAAHGGKGGKGNSRFKSSTNQAPREFTRGEEGEQRLLVFELKVIADIGLLGKPNAGKSTLLSRVSRARPEIADYPFTTKKPNLGIVQVDMDRSFVMADIPGLIEGAASGAGLGHEFLRHVERTRVLIHLVEPSPMDGTDPIENYRAIRQEVEQHASDLAARPEIIAVSKAELPDAPAVRDLLAEETGKEAILFSSVTGQNLDKLLARAFAVLAEERE, from the coding sequence ATGTTTGTCGACCGCGTCCAAATCGAAGTCCAAGCCGGCCGCGGCGGGGATGGCTGCATGAGCTTCCGCCGGGAGAAGTACATCCCCCGCGGCGGGCCCGACGGCGGCGACGGCGGCAACGGCGGCAGCATCATCATCCGTGCCGAGGACGGCATCGACAGCCTCAGCGCGCTGGTGCACAAGAAGCACTGGAAGGCCCGCTCCGGCGTGCACGGCTCCGGCAGCAACCGCCACGGGGCCAACGCCGACGACCTCGAGATCCTGGTGCCCCCCGGCACGGTCGTCCGCGACGACAAGCACGACCTGCTGCTCAAGGACCTAGCCGAGCCGGGCGACTCGGTGGTCGCCGCCCACGGCGGCAAGGGGGGCAAGGGCAACAGCCGCTTCAAGAGCTCCACCAACCAGGCGCCGCGTGAGTTCACCCGCGGCGAGGAGGGCGAGCAACGGCTGCTGGTGTTCGAGCTGAAGGTGATCGCCGACATCGGCCTGCTGGGCAAGCCGAACGCCGGCAAGAGCACGCTGCTCTCCCGCGTCAGCCGCGCCCGGCCCGAAATCGCCGACTACCCGTTCACGACCAAGAAGCCGAATCTGGGGATCGTGCAGGTCGACATGGACCGCTCGTTCGTGATGGCCGACATCCCCGGCCTGATCGAGGGCGCCGCGTCCGGCGCCGGCCTGGGCCACGAGTTCCTGCGCCACGTCGAGCGGACCCGCGTGCTGATCCACCTGGTCGAGCCGTCGCCGATGGACGGCACCGACCCGATCGAAAACTACCGCGCCATCCGCCAGGAGGTCGAGCAGCACGCCTCGGACCTCGCCGCGCGGCCCGAGATTATCGCCGTCAGCAAGGCCGAACTCCCCGACGCCCCCGCCGTCCGCGACCTCTTGGCCGAAGAGACCGGCAAGGAGGCGATCCTGTTCTCCTCGGTCACCGGCCAGAACCTCGACAAGCTCCTGGCCCGCGCGTTCGCCGTGCTGGCGGAAGAGCGTGAGTAA
- a CDS encoding permease prefix domain 1-containing protein translates to MLLQQTIGRLFPLASQSLAARSRADIDADIRDELKFHLEMRAEENVRRGMSADDAAREARLRFGDFEDCRRACLSVDLGPRRWLLLGQAALLSLLLGVVVYQAVAAVQFRASSAAQIEALTAQIEQLQAAGASSTAGGSSGDTPLPAGWAPAQALAQPWSDWSRLDLPATEFAAEIP, encoded by the coding sequence ATGCTCCTTCAGCAAACCATCGGCCGGCTGTTTCCTCTCGCTTCCCAGTCACTCGCTGCCCGGTCGCGCGCCGACATCGACGCCGACATCCGCGACGAGCTGAAGTTCCACCTGGAGATGCGGGCCGAGGAGAACGTGCGCCGCGGCATGTCGGCGGACGACGCGGCGCGTGAGGCGCGCCTCCGCTTTGGCGATTTTGAGGACTGCCGCCGTGCGTGCCTCAGCGTCGACCTCGGGCCGCGCCGCTGGCTGCTACTGGGCCAGGCCGCGCTCTTGTCGCTGCTGCTCGGCGTGGTCGTCTACCAGGCCGTAGCCGCCGTGCAGTTCCGCGCGAGCAGCGCCGCCCAGATCGAGGCCCTGACCGCCCAGATCGAACAGCTCCAGGCCGCGGGGGCGTCGTCGACGGCGGGGGGCTCGTCCGGCGACACGCCGCTGCCTGCGGGCTGGGCTCCGGCCCAGGCGCTCGCGCAGCCGTGGAGCGACTGGAGCCGCCTCGACTTGCCTGCTACCGAGTTTGCCGCGGAGATCCCCTAG
- a CDS encoding PadR family transcriptional regulator produces the protein MAKPDTKRRADLLQGTLDMLILKTLTAGQMHGYAIARSIQQSSQDALVVEEGSLYPALHRMARRGLIEHEWGLSESNRRAKYYKLTGAGRKQLKADTERWSSFSAAIGLILNPPAVQA, from the coding sequence ATGGCGAAGCCAGACACAAAACGCCGGGCCGACCTTCTGCAGGGCACGCTCGATATGCTCATCCTCAAGACCCTCACGGCGGGCCAGATGCACGGCTACGCCATCGCCCGCAGCATCCAGCAGTCCAGCCAGGACGCGCTGGTGGTCGAGGAGGGCTCGCTCTACCCGGCCCTGCACCGCATGGCCCGCCGCGGCCTGATCGAGCACGAGTGGGGGCTCTCCGAGTCCAACCGCCGTGCCAAGTACTACAAGCTCACTGGTGCGGGCCGCAAGCAGCTCAAGGCCGACACCGAGCGGTGGAGCAGCTTCTCCGCAGCGATTGGTCTGATCCTGAACCCGCCCGCCGTGCAGGCCTAG
- a CDS encoding beta-ketoacyl-[acyl-carrier-protein] synthase family protein produces the protein MENVVITGYGIACPLGVGREQVWSSIEQRRSGVRVYERMAGTDWPIPFGGIIRDEDFDPKEWVKPRKSLKVMAREIQLAFAAGEQAWDHAALEDATVDPERMGVVFGAGLMYCPPEELEASYQACLSEDGRFDYESWGPVGMRELFPLWMLKYLPNMSACHTGIRRDARGPTNTIAHGDASSLMALSEAASMIQRGATDVMFVGASSSRLNQLDPLWREGAAAWKAGVDPAEACRPFDRARTGAVCGEGAGVIVLENQRHAQRRGANIIARVASVAVRNEGRPPKSVKQGRAIVNAVNAALEQAGVTPDELAFVSAHACGSVEQDEVEAAALRATIGDAPVTAPKSFFGNTGASGGSVEMAVTLSAIEHGAIPPTLNYETPDPNCPVNVAAEQTPFDKPAVLKLNYNLMGQAVATVLVVE, from the coding sequence TTGGAAAACGTAGTCATCACCGGATACGGCATTGCCTGCCCGCTGGGCGTTGGCCGCGAGCAGGTCTGGTCGTCGATCGAGCAGCGCCGCAGTGGGGTGCGCGTCTACGAGCGGATGGCCGGCACCGACTGGCCGATCCCGTTTGGCGGCATCATCCGGGACGAGGATTTTGATCCCAAGGAGTGGGTCAAGCCGCGCAAGAGCCTCAAGGTCATGGCGCGGGAGATCCAGCTAGCATTCGCCGCCGGCGAGCAGGCGTGGGACCACGCCGCCCTTGAGGACGCTACGGTCGACCCCGAGCGGATGGGCGTGGTGTTCGGCGCCGGTCTGATGTACTGCCCCCCCGAAGAGCTGGAAGCCAGCTACCAGGCCTGCCTGAGCGAAGACGGCCGGTTCGACTACGAAAGCTGGGGCCCGGTCGGCATGCGCGAGCTGTTCCCGCTGTGGATGCTCAAGTACCTGCCGAACATGTCGGCCTGCCACACCGGCATCCGCCGCGACGCCCGCGGCCCTACCAACACCATCGCCCACGGCGACGCCTCGAGCCTGATGGCGCTGTCCGAGGCCGCCAGCATGATCCAGCGCGGCGCGACGGACGTCATGTTTGTCGGCGCCAGCAGCAGCCGCCTGAACCAGCTCGACCCGCTGTGGCGCGAGGGCGCCGCGGCCTGGAAGGCAGGCGTCGACCCGGCCGAGGCCTGCCGCCCGTTTGACCGTGCACGCACCGGCGCGGTCTGCGGCGAGGGCGCCGGCGTGATCGTGCTCGAGAACCAGCGCCACGCGCAGCGCCGCGGGGCCAACATCATCGCCCGGGTCGCCTCGGTCGCGGTCCGCAACGAGGGCCGGCCGCCGAAGAGCGTCAAGCAAGGCCGCGCGATCGTGAACGCCGTGAACGCCGCCCTCGAGCAGGCCGGCGTCACGCCCGACGAGTTGGCGTTTGTCAGCGCCCACGCGTGCGGCTCGGTCGAGCAGGACGAGGTCGAGGCCGCCGCCCTCCGCGCGACGATCGGCGACGCGCCGGTCACGGCGCCCAAGTCGTTCTTCGGCAACACCGGCGCCTCGGGCGGCTCGGTCGAGATGGCGGTCACGCTCTCCGCCATCGAGCACGGCGCCATCCCGCCGACCCTCAACTACGAAACGCCCGACCCCAATTGCCCGGTGAACGTCGCGGCCGAGCAGACGCCCTTCGACAAGCCCGCTGTGCTGAAGCTCAACTACAACCTGATGGGCCAGGCCGTGGCGACCGTGCTGGTGGTTGAGTAG
- a CDS encoding fatty acid desaturase family protein — protein sequence MLLPQNTDANSAWADQPLVLAPQDPERAPKRPAAGQPSPPVAAARPEFSLAQARTIVGQRFKPDPIVYWADLLVSWTTAMLAYQLVCSPTIGWGSAAVTLGWPARIACFFLSSALIYRCGLFIHELTHIPEHEFRVFRKTWNMLCGVPFLIPSFVYLTHVDHHRRRHYGTHQDGEYLPLSHRSPWCIVGYMAQSLIIPVLAVVRFGVLTPLTWFNGPLRRWVMTHASSMVIDPTYLRPYPTAKALRLIRRQEVLTFLYIAAAAVLLYRGAFHNGLVSPWVLLQAYLTGVLVVTVNAARTLGSHRWHNDEHNQMTFVEQMLDSVNYDSPRSLAWLWAPVGSRYHALHHIFPSMPYHAMGSAHRRLMAELPADSPYRRTVAKSLSGELRALWRRSQSSQRPNRAQDFDLAS from the coding sequence ATGCTGCTCCCGCAAAACACCGACGCCAATTCTGCCTGGGCCGACCAGCCCCTGGTGCTGGCCCCGCAGGACCCTGAACGGGCGCCGAAGCGGCCGGCCGCGGGGCAGCCGTCGCCGCCGGTCGCGGCCGCACGGCCGGAGTTCTCGCTCGCCCAAGCCCGGACGATTGTCGGCCAGCGGTTCAAACCGGACCCGATCGTGTACTGGGCCGACCTGCTGGTCAGCTGGACGACGGCGATGCTGGCGTACCAGCTGGTCTGCAGCCCCACGATCGGCTGGGGGTCGGCGGCGGTGACGCTTGGCTGGCCGGCGCGGATCGCCTGCTTCTTTCTTTCGAGCGCGCTGATCTACCGCTGCGGGCTGTTCATCCACGAGCTGACGCACATCCCGGAGCACGAGTTCCGCGTGTTCCGCAAGACGTGGAACATGCTGTGCGGCGTGCCGTTTCTGATCCCCTCGTTCGTGTACCTGACGCACGTCGACCACCACCGGCGGCGGCACTACGGCACGCACCAGGACGGCGAGTACCTGCCGCTGTCGCACCGCTCGCCGTGGTGCATCGTCGGCTATATGGCGCAGAGCCTGATCATCCCGGTGCTGGCGGTGGTCCGGTTCGGCGTGCTGACCCCGCTGACCTGGTTCAATGGGCCGCTGCGTCGGTGGGTGATGACGCACGCCTCGAGCATGGTGATCGACCCCACCTACCTGCGTCCCTACCCCACGGCCAAGGCGCTGCGGCTGATCCGTCGGCAGGAGGTGCTGACCTTCCTGTACATCGCGGCGGCCGCCGTGCTGCTGTACCGCGGCGCGTTCCACAACGGGCTCGTGAGCCCCTGGGTGCTGCTGCAGGCGTACCTGACCGGCGTGCTGGTGGTGACCGTCAACGCGGCCCGGACGCTCGGCTCGCACCGCTGGCACAACGACGAGCACAACCAGATGACCTTCGTCGAGCAGATGCTCGACAGCGTCAACTACGACAGCCCGCGGTCGCTTGCGTGGCTGTGGGCGCCGGTTGGCTCGCGCTACCACGCGTTGCACCACATCTTCCCGTCGATGCCGTACCACGCGATGGGCTCCGCGCACCGCCGGCTGATGGCCGAGCTGCCGGCCGACTCGCCCTACCGCAGGACCGTGGCAAAGTCGCTCAGCGGGGAGCTGCGGGCCTTGTGGCGGCGTTCGCAGAGCAGCCAACGGCCAAATAGGGCTCAAGATTTTGACTTAGCGAGCTGA